One Natrinema longum genomic window carries:
- a CDS encoding glycosyltransferase family 39 protein, whose product MDNRKRRLDLAALAVVCLAGFAVAILATELFPYHSSNDDEGVYLLQAAMLLEGQLEIHAGELADAFRPWFFVEDGGRLYSKYSPVIPAMYAVAMALFGEPRVTLVAVAMGNAALVYVLGSMVFDRQVGVVAAAVFAAAPMTLLTSSAFLPYAPTTVLNLVFAVWYLRGLRTGRLRDAAVAGAAIGLAFFARPYTAVLFAGPFICHAAWTILRSVRHRWRDNRLRPLPDPVRRNAVTAAAGLAFVGLTLAYNVRVTGSPLTFPYAAFAPLDGPGFGHRELLDHSLEYTPAVAFEANSAALWYFATRWFTAGLIGTVTALAGLALALWHWLPGRDADGERDRRSDRTAGLLLAGLFVTVSLGNFAFWGNYNVHAGIADPTTGLLSKFGPFYHFDLLVPLSIFAAFAVVAGWRQCRNVAIRNRIATVASPRTARAVVLAALLVSVLVAGAANAALLSAPVERNAAHTERFESAYEPFEERDLENALVFLPTPYGQWQGHPFQALRNDGGLDGEVVYALEGPPARDFAVLDSYPDRNYYRYSYRGEWTATPDDEVVARLEELSVRSGERLDGETTVGIARRVDRAHVRLENDGEVASETIVNPDDELSIAWSLERAAGSETDGNASAGEGGIARLNGSTTETVSFDGADEVVLTITQVQPEGATHTYRQEIPVRTTDDGVEAVWPPERTACPLVTDCGADGTYLPDRPDSHSEWERFETRLEASEPE is encoded by the coding sequence ATGGACAACCGGAAACGCCGTCTCGACCTGGCCGCACTCGCCGTCGTCTGTCTCGCCGGCTTCGCAGTGGCGATACTCGCAACCGAGCTCTTTCCCTACCACTCGAGCAACGACGACGAGGGAGTCTACCTCCTGCAAGCAGCCATGCTGCTCGAGGGGCAACTCGAGATACACGCCGGCGAGTTGGCCGACGCGTTCCGACCGTGGTTTTTCGTCGAGGACGGCGGCCGGCTTTACTCGAAGTACTCGCCGGTTATCCCCGCGATGTACGCCGTGGCGATGGCGCTGTTCGGCGAGCCGCGTGTGACGCTCGTCGCCGTCGCAATGGGGAACGCTGCGCTCGTCTACGTCCTCGGATCGATGGTCTTCGATCGACAGGTCGGCGTCGTCGCTGCGGCCGTCTTCGCCGCCGCCCCCATGACGCTCCTGACGTCGTCGGCGTTTCTCCCGTACGCGCCGACGACGGTGTTGAATCTCGTCTTCGCGGTGTGGTACCTCCGTGGCCTCCGTACTGGCAGGCTTCGGGATGCCGCCGTCGCCGGGGCAGCGATCGGACTCGCCTTCTTCGCCCGACCGTACACTGCCGTCCTGTTCGCCGGTCCGTTCATCTGTCACGCAGCCTGGACGATCCTGCGGTCCGTCCGCCATCGCTGGCGGGACAACCGGCTCCGACCGCTTCCGGATCCCGTTCGGCGAAACGCCGTCACCGCCGCGGCCGGACTCGCGTTCGTCGGTCTGACGCTCGCGTACAACGTCCGGGTCACGGGGTCACCCCTCACCTTTCCGTACGCAGCCTTCGCCCCGCTCGATGGCCCCGGCTTCGGTCATCGCGAACTGCTCGATCATTCGCTCGAGTACACGCCGGCCGTCGCCTTCGAGGCGAACAGCGCCGCCCTTTGGTACTTCGCCACGCGGTGGTTCACTGCGGGGTTGATCGGAACGGTCACCGCACTCGCAGGTCTTGCCCTCGCGCTGTGGCACTGGCTCCCCGGTCGCGACGCCGACGGCGAGCGTGACCGCCGGAGCGACCGAACTGCGGGCCTGCTTCTGGCCGGCCTCTTCGTCACCGTCTCGCTCGGCAATTTCGCGTTCTGGGGCAACTACAACGTCCACGCCGGAATCGCCGATCCGACCACCGGTCTCCTCTCGAAGTTCGGTCCGTTCTATCACTTCGACCTCCTCGTCCCGCTGTCGATCTTCGCCGCGTTCGCCGTCGTCGCTGGCTGGCGGCAGTGTCGCAACGTCGCGATCCGAAACCGGATCGCCACCGTCGCGTCCCCGCGGACGGCTCGAGCCGTCGTTCTCGCCGCCTTGCTCGTGAGCGTGCTCGTCGCCGGCGCGGCGAACGCCGCCCTCCTCTCGGCTCCGGTCGAGCGCAACGCTGCCCACACCGAGCGGTTCGAGTCCGCCTACGAGCCGTTCGAGGAGCGCGACCTCGAGAACGCACTGGTCTTCCTCCCGACACCCTACGGCCAGTGGCAGGGCCACCCCTTCCAGGCACTCCGGAACGACGGCGGTCTCGACGGTGAGGTCGTCTACGCACTCGAGGGTCCCCCTGCCCGCGATTTCGCGGTACTAGATTCCTACCCCGACCGAAACTACTACCGCTACAGCTACCGCGGCGAGTGGACGGCGACACCGGACGACGAGGTCGTCGCCCGACTCGAGGAGCTGTCGGTCCGGTCGGGCGAGCGCCTCGACGGCGAAACCACCGTCGGGATCGCCCGTCGGGTCGACCGGGCACACGTTCGCCTCGAGAACGACGGCGAGGTCGCCAGCGAGACGATCGTGAATCCCGACGACGAACTGTCTATCGCGTGGTCGCTCGAGCGCGCTGCAGGCTCCGAAACCGATGGGAACGCGAGCGCCGGAGAGGGCGGTATCGCTCGGCTGAACGGATCGACGACCGAGACGGTGTCGTTCGACGGGGCCGACGAGGTCGTCCTGACGATCACACAGGTCCAGCCGGAGGGGGCGACCCACACCTACCGTCAGGAGATACCCGTCCGGACGACCGACGACGGCGTCGAAGCGGTCTGGCCGCCCGAACGGACTGCCTGTCCGCTCGTGACCGACTGCGGGGCCGACGGGACCTACCTTCCCGACCGGCCCGACAGCCACAGCGAGTGGGAGCGCTTCGAGACCCGACTCGAGGCGAGCGAGCCCGAATAG
- a CDS encoding extracellular solute-binding protein, producing the protein MTKEYDSAGRRAFLAGSAALGTAGLAGCTGLIGGEEEDDENVFNQIGSGRAGRDQPGGTPMADLPELEGELHIYSGRNEFLVGTLINSLEDMYDGFEVVGPRYNDSSDLANQIAEEGSGTDADVFFTVDSAALGEIANEGLSRSLSDDVLEMVPQEFRTDQWVGTSGRIRTVPYNTDAFSESDMPTSIDAYTDFEGDLGWAPSYGSCQSFVTAMRLLEGEEATREWLEGVVDAGISAYNNEMAVCQAVADGEIDAGFTNHYYIQRVLEGSPDAPLETVFTDGDAGATFDIAGATVIENTDVPDLAENFVRHLLSAEVQEYFAVETFEYPLIPEGNPVGELPTIPELDVPDLDPSELSDLQPTLDLMRSVEGINV; encoded by the coding sequence ATGACGAAGGAATACGATTCCGCGGGCCGACGGGCGTTTCTCGCCGGCTCTGCCGCGCTCGGTACGGCCGGTCTGGCCGGCTGTACGGGCCTGATCGGGGGCGAAGAGGAAGACGACGAGAACGTGTTCAATCAGATCGGCTCCGGCCGCGCGGGTCGCGACCAGCCTGGGGGGACGCCGATGGCGGACCTCCCCGAACTCGAGGGGGAACTCCACATCTACTCCGGGCGAAACGAGTTCCTCGTCGGGACGCTCATCAACAGCCTCGAAGACATGTACGACGGGTTCGAGGTCGTCGGGCCGCGATACAACGACTCCTCGGATCTGGCAAACCAGATCGCCGAGGAGGGGTCGGGAACGGACGCAGATGTCTTCTTTACCGTCGACTCGGCCGCGCTCGGCGAGATCGCGAACGAGGGCCTGTCGCGGTCGCTCTCCGACGACGTCCTGGAGATGGTTCCCCAGGAGTTCCGAACCGACCAGTGGGTCGGGACCTCCGGCCGTATCCGGACGGTGCCCTACAACACGGACGCGTTCTCCGAGAGCGACATGCCAACGAGCATCGACGCCTACACCGACTTCGAGGGCGACCTCGGCTGGGCCCCCTCCTATGGCTCCTGCCAGTCGTTCGTCACTGCGATGCGACTGCTCGAGGGCGAGGAGGCGACCCGCGAGTGGCTCGAGGGCGTCGTCGATGCGGGAATCTCGGCCTACAACAACGAGATGGCGGTCTGTCAGGCCGTCGCGGACGGCGAGATCGACGCCGGCTTCACCAACCACTACTACATCCAGCGCGTTCTCGAGGGATCGCCCGACGCACCCCTCGAAACCGTGTTTACCGACGGTGACGCGGGCGCTACCTTCGACATCGCGGGCGCAACCGTTATCGAAAACACAGACGTGCCCGATCTGGCGGAGAACTTCGTCCGACATCTGCTCTCGGCGGAAGTCCAGGAGTACTTCGCGGTCGAAACGTTCGAATATCCGCTCATCCCCGAGGGCAATCCGGTCGGCGAACTCCCGACGATCCCCGAACTGGACGTTCCGGACCTCGACCCGTCCGAACTGTCCGACCTCCAGCCGACGCTGGATCTCATGCGCAGCGTCGAGGGCATCAACGTCTAA
- a CDS encoding alpha-1 4-glucan-protein synthase, with translation MSQDICVIVPTIREYECMRSYFANARTHGFDLSRLHVVLVTEDFCDTDEMEAMLEDEGVSGEVFDGSRREEWYDDHDVAEYGHVVPAASHAETSFGLLYMWAHDEFDYGFFIDDDTLPHEDQDFFGMHMENIAFEGEIEEVSSDEQWVNVLYQNADDHGLYPRGYPYSAMNETVETGTTEIDGGDVVASQGLWTNVPDLDAVRILMDGDLEGQAQTRTSSDDFGDDFVAARGNYLTVCSMNLAFRREVIPAFYQLPMDDNEWEVGRFDDIWSGVFLKRACDVLGKRIYNGAPLCEHNKAPRSTFDDLNNEVPGLELNEHLWRVIDGVGGDADDYADVFEAMAIELADGDWDAYNNGAFFNYVGEHMLDWLECLSALERPAAVVGNR, from the coding sequence ATGAGTCAGGATATCTGCGTGATCGTCCCGACGATCCGGGAGTACGAGTGTATGCGCTCGTACTTCGCGAACGCTCGCACCCACGGCTTCGACCTCTCACGGTTGCACGTCGTCCTCGTCACCGAGGACTTCTGTGACACCGACGAGATGGAAGCGATGCTCGAGGACGAGGGTGTCTCGGGTGAGGTCTTCGATGGCAGCCGTCGCGAGGAGTGGTACGACGACCACGACGTGGCGGAGTACGGCCACGTCGTTCCGGCCGCCAGCCACGCCGAGACGAGTTTCGGCCTGCTCTACATGTGGGCCCACGACGAGTTCGACTACGGCTTTTTCATCGACGACGACACGCTTCCCCACGAGGATCAGGACTTCTTCGGGATGCACATGGAAAACATCGCGTTCGAGGGCGAGATCGAGGAAGTTTCCTCCGACGAGCAGTGGGTCAACGTCCTCTACCAGAACGCCGACGACCACGGCCTCTACCCGCGTGGCTACCCCTACTCGGCGATGAACGAAACGGTCGAAACTGGGACGACCGAGATCGACGGCGGCGACGTCGTCGCCTCCCAGGGGCTGTGGACCAACGTCCCCGATCTCGACGCCGTCCGCATCCTCATGGACGGCGACCTCGAGGGCCAGGCCCAGACCCGTACCTCGAGCGACGACTTCGGCGACGACTTCGTCGCCGCTCGCGGCAACTACCTCACCGTCTGCTCGATGAACCTCGCCTTCCGGCGCGAGGTGATCCCCGCGTTCTACCAGCTGCCGATGGACGACAACGAGTGGGAGGTCGGCCGCTTCGACGACATCTGGTCGGGCGTCTTCCTCAAACGGGCCTGCGACGTGCTGGGCAAACGCATCTACAACGGCGCGCCCCTCTGTGAGCACAACAAGGCTCCCCGGAGCACGTTCGACGACCTCAACAACGAAGTGCCGGGCCTCGAACTCAACGAGCACCTCTGGCGCGTAATCGACGGTGTCGGCGGCGACGCAGACGACTACGCCGACGTCTTCGAAGCGATGGCCATCGAACTCGCCGACGGCGACTGGGACGCGTACAACAACGGCGCGTTCTTCAACTACGTCGGCGAACACATGCTCGACTGGCTCGAGTGTCTCTCGGCCCTCGAGCGACCCGCGGCCGTTGTGGGGAATCGATGA
- a CDS encoding lysylphosphatidylglycerol synthase transmembrane domain-containing protein has product MNDGGERSRSEAPADGSGSGGLAGALTRRRLTIAGTVLVVLGLLVALREIDLRTVAAEISSADPLVLVAAVTVYVASWPLRGRRYGDVLAAIGHRGGTAFATGAVFVSQTANLVIPARGGDAVRAYVMNTYRDVPYTAGFASLAVERVFDLATIAALAGLATTWLVLGGAAGPLEILAEAGGARTALVAAAAVSTATVGVGFVVVTSARADHGLGSWLRRRVDGRSRLERLLETALRFAGDVQVVARQPRALATIGMGSLLVWILDVLTAVLVLAALGSGLAVGPLLAVGTLAVSVGNLAKVLPLSQGGVGLYEAAFTALVVGLTPIGASTALAAAIVDHALKNGVTLVGGAGSVASLGISLSDAAESNPDATRGTDTFLGEPKK; this is encoded by the coding sequence ATGAACGACGGGGGGGAGCGATCGAGATCGGAAGCGCCCGCCGACGGCTCCGGGAGCGGCGGGCTCGCCGGGGCGTTGACCCGCCGTCGACTGACGATTGCGGGAACCGTCCTCGTCGTACTCGGCCTGCTCGTCGCCCTCCGGGAGATCGACCTCCGGACCGTCGCCGCCGAGATCTCGAGTGCCGATCCGCTCGTGCTCGTGGCGGCAGTCACGGTGTACGTCGCCTCGTGGCCGCTCAGGGGTCGCCGGTACGGCGACGTGCTGGCCGCGATCGGCCACCGCGGGGGGACGGCGTTTGCCACGGGAGCCGTCTTCGTGAGCCAGACGGCGAACCTCGTGATCCCGGCGCGGGGAGGCGACGCGGTTCGCGCGTACGTGATGAACACCTACCGCGACGTTCCCTACACCGCCGGCTTCGCGTCGCTGGCCGTCGAACGGGTCTTCGATCTGGCGACGATCGCCGCCCTCGCGGGGCTCGCGACGACGTGGCTCGTACTGGGCGGCGCGGCCGGTCCCCTCGAGATCCTCGCGGAGGCCGGCGGCGCGCGGACCGCGCTCGTCGCTGCAGCCGCCGTGAGTACGGCGACCGTCGGCGTCGGGTTCGTGGTCGTGACGTCCGCTCGAGCCGATCACGGTCTGGGGTCGTGGCTTCGGAGGCGAGTCGACGGTCGATCGCGCCTCGAAAGACTGCTCGAGACGGCGCTCCGATTCGCGGGCGACGTACAGGTGGTCGCCCGGCAGCCGCGAGCGCTGGCAACCATCGGGATGGGGAGTCTACTGGTGTGGATACTCGACGTGCTCACGGCGGTCCTCGTCCTCGCGGCGCTTGGCAGCGGGCTCGCAGTCGGCCCGCTGCTGGCGGTCGGAACGCTGGCGGTGAGCGTGGGGAACCTCGCGAAGGTCCTGCCGCTGTCCCAGGGCGGCGTCGGGCTCTACGAGGCCGCGTTCACGGCACTGGTCGTCGGACTGACGCCGATCGGCGCGAGCACGGCCCTGGCCGCGGCGATCGTCGATCACGCACTGAAAAACGGCGTCACGCTGGTCGGCGGTGCCGGTTCCGTCGCCTCGCTCGGGATTTCGCTTTCCGACGCTGCGGAGTCGAACCCGGACGCGACGCGGGGGACCGATACGTTTTTAGGTGAGCCTAAAAAATAA
- a CDS encoding NAD-dependent epimerase/dehydratase family protein encodes MPISNRDVLVTGGAGFIGSHLTERLLADGATVTVVDDLSNGDRDRVPEAATFLEADLTDPDALGGHLEDVDLVVHLAASKHVDTDRPHAQFDDNTRMTRTVLEAMADAGVTEIAYTSSSTVYGEAPRPTPEDYAPLEPISAYGASKLADEGLLSARAHSHELTVWNFRFANVVGPRLRGAVIPDFIEKLRENPETLTVLGDGRQEKSYLHVEDCLDAILHTIEHADDAMNTYNLGTRTTTSVDRIAAIVADELGVDPDHEYTGGERGWTGDVPKMRLSIEKLSALGWEPRYASDEAVRRSTREIIDELQ; translated from the coding sequence ATGCCCATTTCGAACCGAGACGTGCTCGTCACGGGCGGTGCCGGGTTCATCGGCTCGCATCTCACCGAGCGCTTGCTCGCGGACGGCGCGACCGTGACGGTCGTCGACGACCTCTCGAACGGGGACCGCGACCGCGTGCCCGAGGCGGCCACGTTCCTCGAGGCCGACCTCACCGATCCCGACGCCCTCGGGGGCCACCTCGAGGACGTCGACCTCGTCGTCCACCTCGCGGCGTCGAAACACGTCGACACGGACCGGCCCCACGCCCAGTTCGACGACAACACGCGGATGACCCGCACCGTTCTCGAGGCGATGGCCGACGCGGGGGTCACGGAGATCGCGTACACCTCCTCCTCGACGGTCTACGGCGAGGCACCGCGGCCGACGCCGGAGGACTACGCGCCCCTCGAGCCGATCAGCGCCTACGGGGCGAGCAAACTCGCGGACGAGGGCTTACTCTCCGCGCGGGCCCACAGCCACGAGCTGACGGTCTGGAACTTCCGGTTCGCGAACGTGGTCGGGCCGCGCCTGCGGGGAGCGGTGATCCCCGACTTCATCGAGAAGCTCCGGGAGAACCCGGAGACCCTCACGGTTCTCGGCGACGGCCGGCAGGAGAAGTCCTACCTCCACGTCGAGGACTGCCTCGATGCGATCCTCCACACGATCGAGCACGCCGACGACGCGATGAACACCTACAACCTCGGGACGCGGACGACGACCTCCGTCGACCGGATCGCGGCCATCGTGGCCGACGAGTTGGGCGTCGATCCCGACCACGAGTACACCGGCGGCGAGCGGGGCTGGACCGGCGACGTCCCGAAGATGCGCCTCTCGATCGAGAAGCTCTCGGCGCTTGGCTGGGAGCCCCGCTACGCGAGCGACGAGGCGGTCCGCCGGTCGACGCGCGAGATCATCGACGAACTGCAGTAA
- the prf1 gene encoding peptide chain release factor aRF-1, whose protein sequence is MSQEAAQEQSDRKKYEFRKVIEDLKDYDGSGTQLVTIYVPDDRQISDVVQHVTQEHSEAANIKSKQTRTAVQDALTSIKDRLRYYDTYPPDNGIVLFSGAVDSGGGRTDMVTKVLESPPQPIESFRYHCDSDFLTEPLEEMLADKGLYGLIVLDRREANVGWLKGKRIEPVKSASSLVPGKQRKGGQSAQRFARLRLEAIDNFYQEVAGMANDLFVPRRHELDGILVGGPSPTKDEFLDGDYLHHELQDTVLGKFDVAYTDESGLKDLVDNAEDALADAEVMKDKKVMEEFFEELNAGELATYGFEQTRRNLMMGSVDRLLISEDLRKDVITYDCPECGATEREVIDRRKSTPTHTCTECGTDVEGGEEDREDAIDHLIEIAEQRGTETKFISTDFEKGEQLLNAFGGFAGLLRYSTGV, encoded by the coding sequence ATGAGCCAGGAGGCCGCACAGGAGCAATCCGACCGGAAAAAGTACGAGTTCCGGAAGGTCATCGAGGACCTCAAGGACTACGACGGCTCCGGAACGCAGCTCGTGACGATCTACGTTCCCGACGACAGACAGATCAGTGACGTCGTTCAACACGTCACCCAGGAACACAGCGAAGCGGCCAACATCAAATCGAAGCAGACGCGAACGGCCGTTCAGGACGCGCTGACGAGTATCAAAGACCGGCTGCGATACTACGACACCTATCCACCGGACAACGGCATCGTGTTGTTTTCGGGTGCCGTCGACTCCGGTGGCGGCCGGACCGACATGGTCACGAAGGTCCTCGAGAGCCCGCCCCAGCCCATCGAATCGTTCCGCTATCACTGCGACTCGGACTTCCTGACCGAACCGTTAGAGGAAATGCTGGCCGACAAGGGCCTCTACGGCCTGATCGTCCTCGATCGCCGCGAGGCGAACGTCGGCTGGCTGAAGGGGAAACGCATCGAGCCGGTCAAGTCCGCCTCCTCGCTGGTCCCCGGCAAGCAGCGCAAAGGTGGCCAGTCCGCTCAGCGATTCGCCCGCCTGCGACTCGAAGCCATCGACAACTTCTACCAGGAGGTCGCGGGGATGGCAAACGACCTGTTCGTCCCCCGCCGCCACGAACTCGACGGCATCCTCGTGGGCGGTCCCTCGCCGACCAAAGACGAGTTCCTCGACGGCGACTACCTCCATCACGAACTGCAGGACACCGTACTGGGCAAGTTCGACGTCGCCTACACCGACGAATCCGGTCTGAAGGACCTCGTCGACAACGCCGAAGACGCGCTGGCCGACGCCGAGGTGATGAAGGACAAGAAGGTGATGGAGGAGTTCTTCGAGGAGCTCAACGCCGGCGAGCTGGCGACCTACGGCTTCGAGCAGACCCGGCGAAACCTCATGATGGGGTCGGTCGACCGACTCCTGATCAGCGAGGACCTCCGGAAGGACGTCATCACCTACGACTGTCCCGAATGCGGGGCCACCGAGCGCGAGGTGATCGATCGGCGCAAGTCGACGCCGACCCACACCTGTACCGAGTGTGGCACCGACGTCGAGGGGGGCGAGGAGGACCGTGAGGACGCGATCGACCACCTCATCGAGATCGCCGAACAGCGCGGCACCGAGACCAAGTTCATCTCGACGGACTTCGAGAAGGGCGAACAGCTCCTCAACGCCTTCGGCGGCTTCGCCGGTCTCCTGCGCTACTCGACCGGGGTCTAA
- the minD gene encoding cell division ATPase MinD, with protein MSQETVYAIASGKGGVGKTTTTVNLGTALAEAGKRVAVVDADLGMANLGGFVSLSPDSTTLHDVLAGDASVDDATYRLAENIVAVPSGTSLDDYAETSPEGLREVVADLRSRFDYVFLDVGAGVSHETVLPLGLADSVVLVSTPEPAAVHDTKKTVELTDRSGGAVAGLVLTRTRPDSDISHTEIADRLEVSLLGTIPEDPAARDSVYAGTPLVVFEPHGPAAVAYRRLAAELTGVDIPVSTAGEETDSTDASAPADSDSDADEREAAHDDVSSAITEAESDH; from the coding sequence ATGTCTCAGGAGACGGTCTACGCTATCGCGAGCGGGAAAGGCGGTGTCGGGAAGACGACGACGACGGTAAACCTCGGGACGGCGCTGGCCGAGGCCGGCAAGCGCGTCGCCGTCGTCGACGCCGACCTCGGCATGGCGAACCTCGGCGGGTTCGTCAGCCTCTCCCCCGACTCGACGACCCTACACGACGTGTTAGCCGGAGATGCATCGGTCGACGACGCCACTTATCGACTGGCGGAGAATATCGTCGCGGTTCCAAGCGGCACCAGCCTCGACGACTACGCCGAAACCTCCCCCGAAGGGCTGCGGGAGGTCGTCGCGGATCTCCGATCGAGGTTCGACTACGTCTTTCTCGACGTCGGTGCGGGCGTCAGCCACGAGACGGTCCTCCCCCTTGGGCTGGCCGATTCCGTCGTCCTCGTCTCGACGCCCGAACCCGCTGCCGTCCACGACACGAAGAAAACCGTCGAGTTGACCGATCGCTCGGGCGGTGCCGTCGCTGGACTCGTCCTCACCCGGACCCGCCCGGACAGCGATATCTCCCACACCGAAATCGCCGACCGCCTCGAGGTGTCCCTGCTGGGAACGATCCCCGAAGATCCTGCGGCCCGCGATAGCGTCTACGCCGGGACGCCGCTGGTCGTCTTCGAACCCCACGGACCCGCCGCGGTCGCCTACCGCCGTCTCGCAGCGGAGTTGACTGGGGTCGATATCCCGGTCTCGACGGCGGGCGAGGAGACCGACTCGACGGACGCTTCCGCGCCAGCCGATTCGGATTCCGACGCCGACGAACGGGAGGCTGCACACGACGACGTCTCGAGTGCGATCACGGAAGCCGAGTCCGACCACTGA
- the argS gene encoding arginine--tRNA ligase, translated as MFLSLRAEVEDALEGALSTLAFPTDDLGIEEPPEDVESVLASSVAFRLASEAGAPPPQVAGQIADEIDADQLSYVSDVQTQGPYLNFLPSAAYLADTLAEATDEAYGHLADREESVVVEHTSANPTGPVHVGRARNPIIGDAVANLLDFAGYDVDRHYYVNDAGRQMAVFTWAYETFDEDDLEGEPERDRKEYDLVRYYRKGNAYLENAPEADVEAAEAEIESIMQGLEAGEDEAYERVSEVVDQVLGGMTECLARLPAEFDEFVKETRFMRNGATDDLVDRLKELDESVYEEDAWQLELEDHGIDKNLVFLRSDGTSLYATRDLAHHEWKFGNYDRAVTVLGEDHKLQAKQVRTTLELLGNETDQLRQVLYSYVNLPEGKMSTRRGTGVDLDDLLDEAIDRAREEVENRLDDRIRDDELDDEDIERIAHQVGIGAVRYDIVSKQPTKAITFEWEQALDFEAQSAPYVQYVHARCCGILEEAGIDPETGMDDVETAVDADRLETEAERDLLETIARFPAVVDEAADDLEPHRIATYTREFADRFNGFYRECPVLADDVDPEVREARLALVAASKHAVANALSILGVAAPRSM; from the coding sequence ATGTTCCTCTCCCTACGCGCGGAGGTCGAGGACGCCCTCGAGGGGGCGCTCTCGACGCTTGCCTTTCCGACGGACGATCTGGGAATCGAAGAACCGCCCGAGGATGTCGAAAGCGTCCTGGCCTCGAGCGTCGCCTTTCGCCTCGCCAGCGAGGCCGGCGCGCCGCCGCCGCAGGTTGCGGGGCAGATCGCCGACGAAATCGATGCCGACCAGTTGAGCTACGTCTCGGACGTCCAAACGCAGGGACCCTATCTCAACTTCCTGCCGAGCGCGGCCTATCTCGCCGACACGCTCGCCGAAGCGACCGACGAGGCGTACGGCCACCTCGCCGACCGCGAGGAATCGGTCGTCGTCGAGCACACGAGCGCGAACCCGACGGGGCCGGTCCACGTCGGTCGTGCCCGGAACCCGATCATCGGTGACGCCGTCGCGAATCTGCTCGACTTCGCCGGCTACGACGTCGACCGCCACTACTACGTCAACGACGCCGGCCGGCAGATGGCCGTCTTCACCTGGGCCTACGAGACCTTCGACGAGGACGACCTCGAGGGAGAACCCGAGCGCGACCGCAAAGAGTACGACCTCGTCCGGTATTACCGCAAGGGCAACGCCTACCTCGAGAACGCCCCCGAGGCGGACGTCGAGGCCGCCGAGGCCGAAATCGAGTCGATCATGCAGGGACTGGAGGCCGGCGAGGACGAGGCCTACGAGCGGGTCAGCGAGGTCGTCGACCAGGTGCTCGGCGGGATGACGGAGTGTCTCGCGCGCCTGCCCGCGGAGTTCGACGAGTTCGTCAAGGAAACCCGGTTCATGCGAAACGGCGCGACCGACGACCTCGTCGATCGCCTCAAGGAACTCGACGAATCGGTCTACGAGGAGGACGCCTGGCAGCTCGAACTCGAGGATCACGGCATCGACAAGAACCTCGTCTTCCTGCGCTCGGACGGCACCTCGCTGTACGCCACGCGCGATCTGGCCCACCACGAGTGGAAGTTCGGCAACTACGACCGCGCGGTGACGGTGCTCGGCGAGGACCACAAGCTCCAGGCGAAACAGGTCCGGACGACGCTCGAACTGCTGGGCAACGAGACGGACCAGCTCCGGCAGGTCCTCTATTCGTACGTCAACCTCCCCGAGGGGAAGATGAGCACCCGCCGCGGAACCGGCGTCGACCTCGACGATCTGCTCGACGAAGCGATCGATCGCGCCCGCGAGGAAGTCGAGAATCGACTCGACGACCGCATCCGCGACGACGAACTCGACGACGAGGACATCGAGCGCATCGCCCACCAGGTCGGTATCGGTGCGGTCCGCTACGACATCGTCTCGAAACAGCCCACGAAAGCGATTACCTTCGAGTGGGAGCAGGCACTCGATTTCGAGGCCCAGTCTGCCCCCTACGTCCAGTACGTCCACGCGCGCTGTTGTGGCATCCTCGAGGAAGCGGGCATCGACCCCGAAACCGGAATGGACGACGTCGAGACCGCCGTCGACGCCGACCGCCTCGAGACGGAGGCCGAGCGGGACCTCCTCGAGACGATCGCGCGGTTCCCGGCGGTCGTCGACGAGGCCGCCGACGACCTCGAGCCCCACCGGATCGCGACCTACACCCGCGAGTTCGCCGATCGGTTCAACGGCTTCTACCGGGAGTGTCCGGTGCTGGCCGACGACGTCGATCCCGAGGTCCGCGAGGCGCGGCTGGCGCTGGTCGCGGCCTCGAAACACGCAGTCGCGAACGCGCTCTCGATCCTCGGCGTGGCTGCGCCGCGGTCGATGTAA